The Mercurialis annua linkage group LG2, ddMerAnnu1.2, whole genome shotgun sequence genome contains a region encoding:
- the LOC126667952 gene encoding ras-related protein Rab5-like has protein sequence MVPSRTSSRNIQAKLVVLGDMGTGKTSLVLRFVKGQFYDYQESTIGAAFFSQVLSVNEATIKFDIWDTAGQERYHSLAPMYYRGAAAAVVVYDITSLESFAKAKKWVLELQTQANPNLIIFLAANKADLEEKRKVASEEGEQYAENNGLVFVETSAKTAQNVNQLFYEIADKLAKAAPSRPTGMKLHNEQPDRSGMSMFCCS, from the exons ATGGTACCATCAAGAACAAGCAGCAGAAATATACAAGCCAAGCTG gTGGTTCTTGGGGACATGGGGACTGGAAAAACAAGTCTAGTTTTGAGATTTGTCAAAGGCCAATTTTACGATTATCAG GAGTCGACGATCGGAGCGGCGTTTTTCAGTCAGGTTTTATCGGTGAATGAGGCGACTATAAAGTTTGATATATGGGACACGGCAGGACAGGAGCGATACCACAGTTTGGCTCCCATGTACTACCGGGGCGCTGCTGCGGCTGTTGTGGTGTATGATATAACAAGCTTG GAATCATTTGCAAAAGCAAAAAAATGGGTTCTAGAATTGCAAACGCAAGCTAatccaaatttaattattttcttggCGGCCAACAAAGCTGATTTGGAAGAGAAGAGAAAAGTGGCAAGTGAG GAAGGTGAGCAATATGCGGAAAATAATGGCCTGGTTTTTGTTGAAACGTCTGCAAAAACAGCACAGAATGTGAACCAGCTCTTTTATGAAATAG CTGATAAATTGGCGAAAGCTGCCCCTTCGCGTCCAACTGGAATGAAACTGCATAACGAACAACCGGATCGAAGTGGCATGAGTATGTTCTGTTGCTCCTAA
- the LOC126668765 gene encoding uncharacterized protein LOC126668765, translating into MDKDGEPDVAHFQIEKSGYYTRRKIHVRPNIRPYLVGDLSRIFKYLSDFKHSISHLIQYMENIPVFIHYNGEWNQSMDYINFDVTGMVLPDECDYISLLQKLNNQLESNQRATELEVKYQVKNGYPFLKIQDNATLFFYKELKKQDGDCTKYPLCISFAKSQRDVNFFDSTLLLTNTQIRSIHTAAASSSKTTSEMMSFNGEADGSISKAVLCANYASNDFDGEDEEIESKFDDANVISNRKHPEIDQGQIYKDKKTLSTVMSFYAIKNHFQYKVKKSCRRQFFLDCWDERCDWKLRASRKRNTSMFMIRKLNNVHICPLESRTSNQRQATSAIIGECIKSKFLSLKTVYTPGDILRDMKEDYGVNINYTKAYRSKEMALEKIRGRADDSFGKLPSYLYLLQIANPGSFVRLQTTEDNSFLYVFMALDASIKGWTSCMPLVAVDGTFLKSAYGGTLLSASTQDGNGKIFPLAFSVADSENNESWEWFIQNLREAFGLREGMCIISDRHESIKNAIGKVYPEVSHGICTFHLYNNLKTNFRKKSKDFRKTFFKAARAYTKDKFEFYMDEIDEMDARIRPYLEKVGYPKWARAHITNNRHLMMTTNVAESLNAKIRGARELPITPLLEYLRALVQEWTYTNRFSAMSTFTSVSKRAENMLHENYIDSLKMKVSKSTDQLSTVYEHDLIFTVDLKEKTCTCRRFQMDKLLCPHAMALLKELHQEPYRYCSEYFGKEMMLKTYEGIVYPVDNQNLPSIPTNVTEKIVLPPHGKTKSGRPKKRRIKGPCESTNQNKCSRCGVYGHNRKTCQNAPKKIDCNSLVI; encoded by the exons ATGGATAAAGATGGTGAACCAGATGTTG ctcattttcaaattgaaaaaagcGGGTATTATACTCGCCGTAAAATACATGTGAGACCGAATATAAGGCCTTACTTGGTTGGGG ATTTGTCCCGTATATTCAAGTATTTGTCTGACTTCAAGCATTCAATCTCTCATCTAATTCAG TACATGGAAAATATTCCAGTATTCATTCATTATAATGGAGAGTGGAATCAGAGTATGGACTACATCAATTTTGATGTTACTGGAATGGTTTTGCCGGATGAATGTGACTACATCAGTTTACTACAGAAACTAAATAATCAACTGGAAAGCAACCAGAGAGCTACTGAACTAGAAGTCAAGTACCAAGTGAAGAACGGATATCCATTTTTGAAGATACAAGATAATGCTACTTTATTCTTTTACAAAGAGCTCAAAAAACAAGATGGAGATTGCACAAAGTATCCATTGTGCATATCATTTGCCAAAAGTCAAAGGGACGTCAACTTCTTTGATTCAACTTTATTATTGACTAATACCCAAATCAGAAGCATTCATACAGCTGCTGCCTCAAGCTCAAAAACTACGTCAGAAATGATGTCATTTAATGGAGAAGCAGACGGTAGCATTTCAAAGGCAGTCCTTTGCGCAAACTATGCGAGTAATGACTTTGATGGCGAGGACGAAGAGATAGAGAGCAAGTTTGATGATGCGAATGTGATATCGAATAGAAAacatccagaaattgatcaagGGCAGATTTACAAAGACAAAAAAACTTTGAGCACGGTTATGAGCTTCTACGCGATAAAGAATCACTTCCAATATAAGGTGAAGAAGTCATGTAGAAGACAGTTTTTCTTAGATTGTTGGGATGAGAGATGTGATTGGAAATTAAGAGcttcaagaaaaagaaacacaagCATGTTCATGATAAGGAAGTTGAACAATGTTCATATTTGCCCATTAGAATCAAGAACAAGCAACCAAAGGCAAGCAACATCAGCAATCATTGGAGAGTGCATTAAGTCAAAATTTCTGAgtttaaaaacagtttacacGCCGGGAGATATATTGAGGGACATGAAAGAAGACTACGGTGTAAACATCAACTATACAAAAGCTTATAGATCAAAGGAGATGGCTCTTGAAAAAATAAGAGGAAGAGCCGATGATTCATTTGGAAAGCTGCCGTCTTATTTATATCTCCTACAAATTGCAAATCCAGGATCATTTGTGAGATTACAAACTACAGAAGACAACAGCTTTCTCTACGTGTTCATGGCTTTAGATGCTTCAATAAAAGGGTGGACTTCGTGTATGCCTTTGGTAGCAGTTGATGGCACATTTCTAAAGTCAGCTTATGGTGGAACACTGCTCTCAGCAAGTACACAAGATGGAAACGGCAAAATTTTCCCCTTAGCGTTTTCAGTGGCAGATTCTGAAAATAATGAATCATGGGAATGgtttattcaaaatttaagagaGGCATTTGGATTGAGGGAGGGAATGTGTATTATTTCGGATCGGCATGAGAGCATCAAAAATGCAATTGGAAAGGTATATCCTGAAGTTAGCCATGGAATATGTACCTTTCATTTGTACAACAACCTCAAAACAAATTTCAGGAAGAAATCAAAAGATTTCAGAAAAACATTTTTCAAAGCAGCAAGGGCATACACTAaagataaatttgaattttacatGGATGAAATTGATGAGATGGATGCGCGTATAAGGCCGTATCTAGAAAAAGTGGGGTATCCAAAATGGGCGAGGGCACATATTACAAACAATAGACATTTGATGATGACAACAAATGTGGCAGAATCTTTGAATGCAAAAATTAGAGGTGCAAGGGAACTACCAATAACACCTTTGTTAGAGTACCTACGAGCATTGGTTCAAGAATGGACATATACAAATAGGTTCTCAGCCATGTCAACCTTCACAAGCGTTTCAAAAAGAGCTGAAAACATGCTACATGAAAACTACATTGATTCGCTGAAAATGAAG GTATCAAAATCAACTGATCAACTAAGTACGGTTTATGAACATGACCTGATATTCACAGtagatttgaaagaaaaaacttGTACTTGTAGAAGATTTCAAATGGACAAACTTCTGTGTCCACATGCCATGGCGTTACTAAAAGAGCTACACCAAGAGCCTTATAGGTACTGTTCAGAATACTTTGGAAAAGAAATGATGTTAAAAACTTATGAAGGGATAGTATATCCAGTTGACAATCAAAACTTGCCTAGCATACCAACAAATGTTACAGAGAAAATAGTCCTGCCGCCACATGGAAAAACCAAGTCAGGAAGACCAAAGAAGAGGAGAATTAAAGGGCCATGCGAATCTACAAATCAGAACAAATGCAGCAGGTGCGGAGTTTACGGACACAACAGGAAAACGTGCCAAAATGccccaaaaaaaattgattgtaaTTCTTtagttatttga
- the LOC126667947 gene encoding uncharacterized protein LOC126667947 isoform X1 produces MLDGILGRGFTSKCKSLIKTTKSRIDVLRRKRNATLKFLKKDIADLLANGLDINAYGRADGLLAELTLSSCYEFVEKSGDFVLKHLSVMQKMRHCPEDCREAVSSLMFAAARFSDLPELRDLRDVFYERYGSSVELFANQEFVENLSSKPSTTEKKVKLMRDIASEFGIAWDSRAFEQRTSKDTKTPASAQNHPQVHGSPHAHHDKYKIINGNGNGNIPKVTNGVLPKERPEHANNGYRLLNEKESNVSRRDGFDSKYRYEVPGNGYKPVNIKGEPILNKDTHDSLHKGRHEVAIEKHEPWKEDTPLETLRNGLNFQSGYGVPINKYKSSGVREESIPKRDTNNSLFEGRQEIAVDKNAPWKEDTSLKTVRLGSSSQRHRIESVDRGSHLRDGRGNTVPKTDDLESSSHGKVEIASSFAGLSSKGDGRDSAVGNHYDDQYNATNSAREVQEEAHKLNSYYNNVIPPPYTKPNSRLKDPLRDNRADAGIKSEKIIQEVYHLDHERHNTVGSMRANCHEHENDFKHKDDGINTVIPKPRSSRRRHAKSHSSRNDVGNLEDLGGTVKRRSRSKRRDDSRRGLQVLLDDDHHRNDEEERMIDNLLMHYSSKPTSFEPENLRRKPRSRHVQHEGIEHKSSRNISQDKHEEVSEMLPPPRSISLPREQTTQSEATKVFARAASFQPERSTPAKHVHPKLPDYDDLAARFAAFKGR; encoded by the exons ATGCTGGACGGGATTCTTGGCAGAGGATTTACATCAAAATG TAAATCGTTGATTAAAACGACGAAGAGTCGGATCGACGTTTTGAGGAGAAAGAGAAATGCTACTTTGAAGTTTTTGAAGAAAGATATAGCTGATCTGCTAGCTAATGGACTCGACATTAATGCTTATGGCAGa GCGGACGGACTATTAGCTGAATTGACACTGTCGTCTTGCTATGAGTTTGTTGAGAAATCTGGTGATTTTGTGTTGAAGCATCTCTCTGTTATGCAGAAGATGAG GCACTGCCCTGAGGACTGTAGGGAGGCTGTGTCGTCCTTAATGTTTGCGGCTGCGAGGTTTTCTGATTTACCAGAGTTGCGTGACCTTAGGGATGTGTTTTATGAGAGATATGGGAGCTCTGTGGAGCTGTTTGCGAATCAAGAG TTTGTTGAGAATTTATCTTCAAAGCCATCTACAACAGAGAAGAAAGTTAAACTAATGCGTGATATAGCATCAGAGTTTGGAATTGCATGGGACTCCAGGGCTTTTGAACAGAGGACAAGTAAAGATACTAAAACCCCTGCCTCTGCACAG AATCACCCTCAAGTCCATGGTTCTCCACATGCTCATCATGATAAGTACAAGATAATCAATGGCAATGGCAATGGCAACATTCCAAAAGTTACAAATGGTGTTTTGCCTAAAGAAAGGCCTGAGCATGCTAATAATGGGTATAGATTGCTCAATGAAAAAGAAAGCAATGTCTCAAGAAGAGATGGTTTTGATTCTAAATACAGATATGAAGTCCCTGGAAATGGATACAAACCAGTGAACATAAAGGGAGAACCCATTCTGAACAAGGACACACATGATAGTTTGCATAAAGGAAGGCATGAAGTTGCAATAGAGAAGCATGAACCATGGAAGGAGGATACTCCCTTGGAAACTCTTAGAAATGGGCTCAATTTTCAATCAGGATATGGAGTTCCCATTAATAAATACAAGTCGTCTGGTGTTAGGGAAGAATCCATTCCGAAAAGAGACACCAATAATAGTTTGTTTGAAGGAAGGCAAGAAATTGCGGTGGACAAGAATGCACCATGGAAGGAAGATACATCACTGAAAACTGTTAGATTAGGCAGTTCATCTCAGAGGCATAGAATAGAAAGTGTTGACCGTGGATCCCATCTGCGCGATGGTAGGGGGAATACTGTACCTAAAACAGATGACCTGGAATCTTCAAGTCACGGGAAGGTAGAAATCGCTTCTAGTTTTGCAGGATTAAGTTCAAAGGGTGATGGAAGAGATTCGGCTGTGGGTAATCATTACGATGACCAGTACAATGCTACAAATTCAGCAAGAGAAGTCCAGGAGGAAGCACATAAGTTGAATTCCTACTATAACAATGTCATCCCTCCTCCTTATACTAAACCTAATTCTAGATTGAAGGATCCGCTAAGGGACAACAGAGCTGATGCTGGTATCAAGTCAGAGAAAATCATACAAGAAGTATATCATCTCGATCATGAGAGGCATAATACTGTTGGATCCATGAGAGCAAATTGTCATGAGCATGAGAATGATTTTAAGCATAAGGATGATGGAATTAATACTGTGATTCCAAAGCCAAGATCTTCAAGGCGAAGGCATGCGAAATCACATAGCAGCCGCAATGATGTCGGAAATCTTGAAGACCTAGGAGGAACTGTCAAAAGAAGATCAAGGAGCAAAAGAAGGGATGACTCAAGACGAGGTCTCCAAGTCTTGCTTGACGACGATCACCATCGGAATGATGAAGAGGAAAGGATGATTGATAACCTTTTAATGCACTATAGCAGTAAACCAACATCCTTCGAACCTGAAAATCTCAGAAGAAAACCCAGAAGTCGCCATGTACAGCATGAAGGCATTGAGCACAAGTCCTCTCGGAACATCAGCCAAGATAAACATGAAGAGGTCTCGGAAATGCTCCCGCCGCCCCGATCAATATCCCTCCCACGTGAACAAACAACTCAATCTGAAGCAACAAAAGTGTTCGCTCGTGCTGCTTCCTTTCAACCCGAGAGGTCAACCCCAGCTAAACACGTGCATCCCAAGTTACCTGATTATGACGATTTGGCTGCTCGGTTTGCCGCCTTCAAAGGAAGGTAA
- the LOC126667951 gene encoding uncharacterized protein LOC126667951, whose product MAGKASSQQYAPLPSHPIHQNVIVLPYFHPPPNSTYLFLRRCLFHTTAILLLFSAIYFLYPSDPSVGIARIKLNHIRVHSVPKLTLDLSFSLLVKIKNRDLYSLDYDSLNVSVGYRGRELGVVRSEGGKIRVRGSSYVNATLDLNGFEVINDVFYLIEDLARGVVPFDADTMVDGQLGFFFFNIPIKARVSCEVYANTVNQTIVRQNCYPK is encoded by the exons aTGGCAGGAAAAGCATCGTCTCAGCAATACGCGCCGCTACCAAGCCACCCCATACACCAAAACGTCATCGTTTTACCCTATTTTCATCCACCGCCGAACTCCACTTATCTCTTTCTCCGCCGCTGTCTCTTCCATACAACCGCCATCCTCCTCCTTTTCTCGGCCATATATTTTCTCTACCCATCAGACCCATCTGTCGGAATCGCTCGCATCAAACTCAACCATATCCGAGTCCACTCAGTACCGAAATTAACGCTAGACCTATCGTTCTCTCTCTTAGTCAAGATTAAAAACAGGGACTTATACTCGTTAGATTATGATTCACTTAATGTGTCAGTTGGGTATCGAGGGAGAGAGCTGGGTGTTGTTAGGTCTGAAGGAGGAAAAATTAGGGTTCGAGGATCGTCTTATGTTAATGCGACACTTGATTTGAATGGGTTTGAGGTTATTAATgatgttttttatttgattgagGATTTGGCTAGAGGTGTTGTTCCTTTTGATGCTGATACTATGGTTGATGGTCAATTAgggttcttcttcttcaatattCCTATTAAG GCAAGAGTATCATGTGAGGTGTATGCAAATACTGTCAATCAGACAATTGTCCGTCAAAATTGTTACCCTAAG TGA
- the LOC126667947 gene encoding uncharacterized protein LOC126667947 isoform X2 — translation MLDGILGRGFTSKCKSLIKTTKSRIDVLRRKRNATLKFLKKDIADLLANGLDINAYGRADGLLAELTLSSCYEFVEKSGDFVLKHLSVMQKMRHCPEDCREAVSSLMFAAARFSDLPELRDLRDVFYERYGSSVELFANQEFVENLSSKPSTTEKKVKLMRDIASEFGIAWDSRAFEQRTSKDTKTPASAQNHPQVHGSPHAHHDKYKIINGNGNGNIPKVTNGVLPKERPEHANNGYRLLNEKESNVSRRDGFDSKYRYEVPGNGYKPVNIKGEPILNKDTHDSLHKGRHEVAIEKHEPWKEDTPLETLRNGLNFQSGYGVPINKYKSSGVREESIPKRDTNNSLFEGRQEIAVDKNAPWKEDTSLKTVRLGSSSQRHRIESVDRGSHLRDGRGNTVPKTDDLESSSHGKVEIASSFAGLSSKGDGRDSAVGNHYDDQYNATNSAREVQEEAHKLNSYYNNVIPPPYTKPNSRLKDPLRDNRADAGIKSEKIIQEVYHLDHERHNTVGSMRANCHEHENDFKHKDDGINTVIPKPRSSRRRHAKSHSSRNDVGNLEDLGGTVKRRSRSKRRDDSRRGLQVLLDDDHHRNDEEERMIDNLLMHYSSKPTSFEPENLRRKPRSRHVQHEGIEHKSSRNISQDKHEEVSEMLPPPRSISLPREQTTQSEATKVFARAASFQPERSTPAKHVHPKLPDYDDLAARFAAFKGS, via the exons ATGCTGGACGGGATTCTTGGCAGAGGATTTACATCAAAATG TAAATCGTTGATTAAAACGACGAAGAGTCGGATCGACGTTTTGAGGAGAAAGAGAAATGCTACTTTGAAGTTTTTGAAGAAAGATATAGCTGATCTGCTAGCTAATGGACTCGACATTAATGCTTATGGCAGa GCGGACGGACTATTAGCTGAATTGACACTGTCGTCTTGCTATGAGTTTGTTGAGAAATCTGGTGATTTTGTGTTGAAGCATCTCTCTGTTATGCAGAAGATGAG GCACTGCCCTGAGGACTGTAGGGAGGCTGTGTCGTCCTTAATGTTTGCGGCTGCGAGGTTTTCTGATTTACCAGAGTTGCGTGACCTTAGGGATGTGTTTTATGAGAGATATGGGAGCTCTGTGGAGCTGTTTGCGAATCAAGAG TTTGTTGAGAATTTATCTTCAAAGCCATCTACAACAGAGAAGAAAGTTAAACTAATGCGTGATATAGCATCAGAGTTTGGAATTGCATGGGACTCCAGGGCTTTTGAACAGAGGACAAGTAAAGATACTAAAACCCCTGCCTCTGCACAG AATCACCCTCAAGTCCATGGTTCTCCACATGCTCATCATGATAAGTACAAGATAATCAATGGCAATGGCAATGGCAACATTCCAAAAGTTACAAATGGTGTTTTGCCTAAAGAAAGGCCTGAGCATGCTAATAATGGGTATAGATTGCTCAATGAAAAAGAAAGCAATGTCTCAAGAAGAGATGGTTTTGATTCTAAATACAGATATGAAGTCCCTGGAAATGGATACAAACCAGTGAACATAAAGGGAGAACCCATTCTGAACAAGGACACACATGATAGTTTGCATAAAGGAAGGCATGAAGTTGCAATAGAGAAGCATGAACCATGGAAGGAGGATACTCCCTTGGAAACTCTTAGAAATGGGCTCAATTTTCAATCAGGATATGGAGTTCCCATTAATAAATACAAGTCGTCTGGTGTTAGGGAAGAATCCATTCCGAAAAGAGACACCAATAATAGTTTGTTTGAAGGAAGGCAAGAAATTGCGGTGGACAAGAATGCACCATGGAAGGAAGATACATCACTGAAAACTGTTAGATTAGGCAGTTCATCTCAGAGGCATAGAATAGAAAGTGTTGACCGTGGATCCCATCTGCGCGATGGTAGGGGGAATACTGTACCTAAAACAGATGACCTGGAATCTTCAAGTCACGGGAAGGTAGAAATCGCTTCTAGTTTTGCAGGATTAAGTTCAAAGGGTGATGGAAGAGATTCGGCTGTGGGTAATCATTACGATGACCAGTACAATGCTACAAATTCAGCAAGAGAAGTCCAGGAGGAAGCACATAAGTTGAATTCCTACTATAACAATGTCATCCCTCCTCCTTATACTAAACCTAATTCTAGATTGAAGGATCCGCTAAGGGACAACAGAGCTGATGCTGGTATCAAGTCAGAGAAAATCATACAAGAAGTATATCATCTCGATCATGAGAGGCATAATACTGTTGGATCCATGAGAGCAAATTGTCATGAGCATGAGAATGATTTTAAGCATAAGGATGATGGAATTAATACTGTGATTCCAAAGCCAAGATCTTCAAGGCGAAGGCATGCGAAATCACATAGCAGCCGCAATGATGTCGGAAATCTTGAAGACCTAGGAGGAACTGTCAAAAGAAGATCAAGGAGCAAAAGAAGGGATGACTCAAGACGAGGTCTCCAAGTCTTGCTTGACGACGATCACCATCGGAATGATGAAGAGGAAAGGATGATTGATAACCTTTTAATGCACTATAGCAGTAAACCAACATCCTTCGAACCTGAAAATCTCAGAAGAAAACCCAGAAGTCGCCATGTACAGCATGAAGGCATTGAGCACAAGTCCTCTCGGAACATCAGCCAAGATAAACATGAAGAGGTCTCGGAAATGCTCCCGCCGCCCCGATCAATATCCCTCCCACGTGAACAAACAACTCAATCTGAAGCAACAAAAGTGTTCGCTCGTGCTGCTTCCTTTCAACCCGAGAGGTCAACCCCAGCTAAACACGTGCATCCCAAGTTACCTGATTATGACGATTTGGCTGCTCGGTTTGCCGCCTTCAAAGGAAG CTAA
- the LOC126667950 gene encoding uncharacterized protein LOC126667950 codes for MKGASKVIMGATLVMVVSLAIVLGLVLVLLAELYCTLLLRRRRLRVTSSDPTTTTVIPASPLTNISSPETLQSQNNLGSPRSYYAPGVLQAPRSLFFPAVSQKENKSLDVHTQEESNTSSCPIREIAIQISSSDANNERKSCIGHAESLVYISNPVYDNDANRVSRVETPFETPDSSPSRLERGRSSSSSCSESIPAVTPPLSPMKKLPAEACSVSLRDVRSLGTSGSDSVSNNGVSSSSSSGSPCTSPSW; via the coding sequence ATGAAGGGTGCATCTAAAGTGATAATGGGAGCTACACTAGTAATGGTGGTCAGCCTTGCCATAGTGCTGGGCTTGGTGCTGGTGCTATTAGCAGAGCTTTACTGTACTCTCTTACTTCGCCGCCGCAGGCTCCGTGTCACCTCCTCTGATCCTACTACCACCACGGTTATCCCAGCGTCTCCGCTCACCAACATTTCCTCACCAGAGACCTTGCAATCTCAAAATAATTTGGGTTCTCCTCGAAGCTACTATGCGCCGGGGGTTCTTCAGGCTCCAAGAAGCCTATTCTTCCCTGCAGTTTCTCAAAAAGAAAACAAGTCGCTAGATGTCCATACACAAGAAGAATCAAACACTTCATCCTGTCCAATTCGAGAAATCGCGATTCAGATTAGCAGTTCCGATGCTAATAATGAGCGCAAATCCTGCATTGGTCATGCAGAGTCTTTAGTTTACATATCAAACCCTGTCTATGACAATGATGCAAACAGGGTAAGCAGAGTGGAGACTCCATTTGAAACACCTGATTCGTCGCCGTCGCGATTGGAAAGAGGCAGATCATCTTCATCATCTTGTTCAGAATCAATACCGGCGGTCACTCCTCCATTGAGTCCAATGAAAAAGCTACCGGCAGAGGCGTGTTCTGTTTCTTTAAGAGACGTGAGGTCTTTAGGTACTTCAGGAAGTGACTCTGTGAGTAACAATGGcgtatcatcatcatcatcctcagGATCTCCATGCACATCTCCTTCTTGGTGA
- the LOC126667955 gene encoding uncharacterized protein LOC126667955: MNIRVMYWLRLFQSHYPQIWYKHYSPEDNEIAPPFEIGLPLSCSHIDVLFYFLREKQKSRSNVRCTTADNIFDRRMQSLYASYLSTSDAEKFLKGDALIFDYMRGKKIFMGTPWSEVDDVLFPIHVGNSWHWILARLSFKDRCIYIYNSKKSPILNRTAAEVVMGYCVLIPRLLVMGNLLSSIKAIDLSSPAYVGKTKFEPFALSQVDGLPTQSDSDCGVFVAAFAEYIIEGRKVPLRISIENMRSRYCTLLYAHALSKQPPMEETNTQAAPTVEEGRGKRKKIKAEIKDIGAESKVEQDRGKRKIIKIENKCS; this comes from the exons ATGAACATCCGAGTCATGTATTGGCTGAGACTGTTTCAGAGTCATTACCCTcaaatttg gtacAAGCATTATTCTCCTGAGGACAATGAGATTGCACCTCCCTTTGAGAT TGGTCTGCCTTTATCATGTTCC cATATCGACGTgctgttttattttttgagggAGAAGCAAAAGTCGAGGTCTAATGTGAGATGCACCACTGCTGACAATATCTTTGATAGACGCATGCAAAGTTTGTATGCTTCATATTTGTCGACTTCTGATGCTGAAAAGTTTTTAAAAGGGGACGCTTTGATTTTTGATTATATGCGGGGTAAGAAGATTTTTATGGGTACTCCTTGGAGTGAAGTTGACGACGTTTTATTTCCTATTCATGTGGGAAATAGTTGGCATTGGATATTGGCGCGTTTATCGTTCAAGGATAGGTGCATTTATATATACAACTCTAAAAAGTCACCTATTCTCAACCGAACGGCGGCTGAAGTGGTTATGGGGTATTGTGTCCTGATTCCAAGGTTGTTAGTCATGGGTAATCTACTATCGTCTATCAAAGCTATTGATTTGTCTTCTCCTGCTTATGTTGGGAAAACCAAATTTGAACCTTTTGCTTTGTCTCAAGTTGATGGCTTACCAACACAATCTGACAG TGATTGTGGTGTATTCGTGGCTGCATTTGCTGAGTATATCATCGAAGGGAGGAAGGTGCCTTTGCGTATCTCGATTGAAAATATGAGGTCTAGATATTGTACTTTGTTGTATGCTCACGCACTGTCAAAGCAACCACCAATGGAGGAAACCAATACTCAAGCTGCACCAACTGTAGAAGAAGGACGAGGGAAAAGGAAGAAGATCAAAGCAGAGATTAAAGACATTGGAGCTGAATCAAAGGTTGAACAAGACAGGGGGAAAAGGAAGATTATCAAAATAGAGAATAA GTGCTCATGA